From Serinicoccus profundi, the proteins below share one genomic window:
- a CDS encoding 3-isopropylmalate dehydrogenase, translating into MRSHSIAVLPGDGVGPEVTGAALEVLDAAQEAFGFTTERTDVPLGADHYLQTGELLTAEMVTRLREHDAILFGAIGSPRVPPGVLERGVILALRGAMQQAINLRPVRLYPGVPTPIAGLTPQRCDLVIVRENTEGAYVAQGSAVHRDTPAWTAVQESVNTWYAVERAVDFAYRLASVRRGRLTLCHKTNVLVEAGALWSAVVEEVGTRYPDVETDYVHVDAMCMHLPVSPERFDVVVTDNLFGDIVTDLGAVLQGGLGVAASGNLNLGSQAPSMFEPIHGSAPDIAGRGWANPAGACLSLAMMLGDLGEGEAAAAVESATAHVLADLPALAGEGMGASTAELGSRIATAVGEGSAPAVEGSLMSQLAQVMSA; encoded by the coding sequence ATGCGCTCCCACTCCATCGCAGTCCTGCCCGGTGACGGTGTCGGTCCCGAGGTGACTGGCGCGGCCCTGGAGGTCCTCGACGCGGCGCAGGAGGCCTTCGGTTTCACCACCGAGCGCACCGACGTCCCGCTCGGTGCCGACCACTACCTCCAGACCGGCGAGCTGCTCACCGCCGAGATGGTCACCCGGCTGCGCGAGCACGACGCCATCCTCTTCGGCGCGATCGGGAGCCCGCGCGTGCCCCCGGGCGTCCTGGAGCGCGGCGTCATCCTCGCGCTGCGCGGCGCCATGCAGCAGGCGATCAACCTGCGCCCGGTCCGCCTCTACCCCGGCGTGCCGACGCCCATCGCCGGGCTGACCCCGCAGCGCTGCGACCTGGTCATCGTCCGGGAGAACACCGAGGGCGCCTACGTCGCACAGGGCAGCGCCGTGCACCGGGACACCCCCGCGTGGACGGCGGTCCAGGAGTCGGTCAACACCTGGTATGCCGTGGAGCGGGCGGTCGACTTCGCCTACCGGCTCGCGTCGGTCCGCCGGGGGCGGCTCACCCTGTGCCACAAGACCAACGTGCTCGTCGAGGCCGGTGCCCTGTGGTCGGCGGTCGTCGAGGAGGTGGGCACGCGCTACCCGGACGTCGAGACCGACTACGTCCACGTCGATGCGATGTGCATGCACCTTCCGGTGAGCCCGGAGCGCTTCGACGTCGTCGTCACGGACAACCTCTTCGGTGACATCGTCACCGACCTGGGCGCGGTCCTGCAGGGCGGCCTGGGGGTCGCCGCCAGCGGCAACCTGAACCTCGGCTCGCAGGCCCCGAGCATGTTCGAGCCCATCCACGGCTCGGCCCCGGACATCGCCGGACGCGGGTGGGCCAACCCGGCCGGTGCCTGCCTGTCGTTGGCGATGATGCTGGGTGACCTCGGTGAGGGAGAGGCCGCCGCGGCGGTCGAGAGCGCGACGGCGCACGTGCTCGCGGACCTGCCGGCCCTGGCCGGGGAGGGCATGGGGGCGAGCACGGCCGAGTTGGGCTCGCGCATCGCCACGGCGGTCGGTGAGGGCTCGGCGCCGGCGGTGGAGGGCAGCCTCATGAGCCAGCTCGCGCAGGTGATGTCTGCGTGA
- the alr gene encoding alanine racemase gives MNDTACSPAQVTVDLDAIAHNVRVLRERAGTDLMAVVKADGYGHGLVPSARAALAGGAVALGVAQPAEALALRAARVGAPVLCWLLTPAMDADALLAADVQLASSAPWSLDAIAQAARRAGRTAEVQLKADTGLARGGAFTLPVATAPDPRTDFEVLVRHAAALEAEGALRVVGVFSHFAYADAPEHPTVRAQQEAFADAVRLAERAGLRLQVRHLSNSAATLTTPAAAWDMVRPGLAVYGLSPVPEIASAADLGLRPAMRVTAQVSVTKRIPAGQGVSYGHTYAPERATTVVDVPIGYADGVPRHASNAGPVQLGGQRFAVSGRVCMDQFVVDVGDTPVEAGDEVVLFGAGDDGEPTAQEWAEAAGTISYEIVSRFGPRLPRRHVGEVGA, from the coding sequence GTGAACGACACGGCGTGCTCGCCCGCGCAGGTCACCGTCGACCTGGACGCCATCGCGCACAACGTGCGCGTGCTGCGCGAGCGCGCGGGGACCGACCTCATGGCGGTGGTCAAGGCCGATGGCTATGGTCATGGCCTCGTGCCGAGCGCGCGCGCGGCGCTCGCCGGAGGGGCCGTGGCGCTCGGGGTGGCCCAGCCCGCTGAGGCGTTGGCTCTCCGGGCGGCCCGGGTGGGCGCGCCGGTGCTGTGCTGGCTCCTGACGCCGGCCATGGACGCCGACGCGCTCCTGGCCGCCGATGTCCAGCTGGCGTCATCGGCACCCTGGTCCCTCGACGCCATCGCGCAGGCAGCCCGACGGGCCGGGCGCACCGCCGAGGTGCAGCTCAAGGCCGACACCGGGCTCGCGCGGGGCGGCGCCTTTACCCTCCCGGTGGCCACCGCGCCCGACCCGCGCACCGACTTCGAGGTCCTCGTGCGGCATGCGGCGGCCCTGGAGGCCGAGGGGGCGCTCCGGGTCGTGGGCGTGTTCTCCCACTTCGCCTATGCCGATGCCCCCGAGCACCCGACGGTGCGGGCCCAGCAGGAGGCCTTCGCCGACGCGGTGCGTCTCGCCGAGCGGGCCGGGCTGCGACTCCAGGTCCGTCACCTCAGCAACTCCGCGGCGACGCTCACCACCCCCGCGGCCGCGTGGGACATGGTCCGACCCGGGCTCGCGGTCTACGGGCTGTCCCCCGTGCCGGAGATCGCCTCCGCCGCCGACCTCGGGCTCCGCCCCGCGATGAGGGTGACCGCCCAGGTCTCGGTGACCAAGCGCATACCTGCGGGGCAGGGGGTGTCCTACGGCCACACCTACGCCCCGGAGCGCGCCACGACCGTCGTCGACGTGCCGATCGGGTATGCCGACGGAGTGCCCCGCCACGCCTCGAACGCCGGGCCGGTCCAGCTGGGCGGTCAACGGTTCGCCGTCTCCGGCCGGGTGTGCATGGACCAGTTCGTCGTCGACGTGGGCGACACCCCGGTCGAGGCCGGTGACGAGGTCGTGCTCTTCGGTGCGGGCGACGACGGGGAGCCGACCGCGCAGGAGTGGGCGGAGGCGGCCGGGACGATCAGCTACGAGATCGTCAGCAGGTTCGGTCCGCGCCTGCCCCGCCGTCACGTCGGGGAGGTCGGGGCATGA
- the tsaE gene encoding tRNA (adenosine(37)-N6)-threonylcarbamoyltransferase complex ATPase subunit type 1 TsaE, producing the protein MTGDAVRYELPTAEDTRALGHRLGTQLRRGDLVVLTGDLGAGKTTFTQGLAEGLGVRGPITSPTFVIARVHPSTIGGPDLVHVDAYRLSGGAELDDLDLDASLEESVTVVEWGEGLAEILTADRLEVVLERSGSDAADDQQRRAVLQGRGPRWADVVPGQDVP; encoded by the coding sequence ATGACCGGTGATGCCGTCCGCTACGAACTGCCCACCGCCGAGGACACCCGCGCGCTGGGGCACCGCCTGGGCACCCAGCTGCGCCGCGGTGACCTGGTGGTCCTCACGGGCGATCTCGGTGCGGGCAAGACGACCTTCACCCAGGGGCTCGCCGAAGGCCTCGGGGTGCGCGGCCCGATCACCTCACCGACCTTCGTCATCGCCCGGGTGCACCCTTCCACCATCGGCGGTCCCGATCTCGTGCACGTCGACGCCTATCGCCTCTCCGGCGGCGCCGAGCTCGACGACCTCGACCTCGACGCCTCCCTGGAGGAGTCCGTCACGGTGGTCGAGTGGGGGGAGGGGTTGGCCGAGATCCTGACCGCCGACCGGCTCGAGGTGGTGCTGGAGCGCTCCGGCAGCGATGCCGCCGACGACCAGCAACGACGGGCGGTCCTGCAGGGCCGCGGGCCGCGCTGGGCCGACGTGGTGCCCGGTCAGGACGTCCCGTGA
- a CDS encoding low molecular weight phosphatase family protein, whose amino-acid sequence MTAAPTILTVCTGNVCRSPLLERLLQREVDAAHGVGALAVRSAGTRALVGQAMDERSAKLLLEFGGDPSGFTARLLTESLVEQADLILTATPEHRSRVVQLDPRALRRTFTVHEFTALVNAIPTTELPRWGSPADAVVELGATAGAQRGKAGRPATAGLVDPYRQRDEVYAELGQQVREVWPGLARVFGRA is encoded by the coding sequence GTGACCGCGGCACCGACCATCCTCACCGTCTGCACCGGCAACGTCTGCCGGTCGCCGCTGCTCGAGCGTCTCCTGCAGCGCGAGGTCGATGCCGCTCACGGTGTCGGTGCGCTCGCGGTGCGTTCTGCAGGGACTCGCGCGCTGGTCGGTCAGGCCATGGATGAGCGATCCGCCAAGTTGCTGCTCGAGTTCGGCGGTGATCCGTCGGGCTTCACCGCCCGTCTGCTGACCGAGAGTCTGGTGGAGCAGGCTGATCTCATCCTCACCGCGACTCCCGAACACCGATCTCGTGTCGTCCAGCTGGACCCCCGCGCCCTTCGACGCACGTTCACGGTCCACGAGTTCACGGCGCTGGTGAACGCCATACCGACGACCGAGCTCCCCCGGTGGGGCTCCCCCGCAGACGCCGTCGTGGAACTCGGGGCTACCGCAGGGGCGCAGCGAGGCAAGGCTGGTCGGCCCGCAACGGCCGGACTCGTCGACCCCTACCGGCAGCGGGACGAGGTCTACGCGGAGCTGGGTCAGCAGGTGCGAGAGGTATGGCCCGGGCTGGCCAGGGTGTTCGGCCGGGCGTAG
- a CDS encoding S24/S26 family peptidase: MTKGRESVTTSLDCRKTVPVITVTVFPSCPCAGAGSPQNPLLAKSLPSSQLTTSSPARLVEWTTVHAQFKTASPASTRAQPLRFPGTTILTAVRASREQPLRLGLARVSGASMVPTLRAGDTLLVLHGGRARVGSVVVVALPADDLGVPRPVAVKRLGAVRPDGALWVLSEGVGTDSRQLGHLAPDALLAVALLRLPRLRPLRRPRLLTRAASYARPNTLASPGHTSRTC; this comes from the coding sequence ATGACGAAAGGGCGCGAGTCGGTGACGACCTCGCTCGACTGCCGTAAAACGGTACCTGTGATCACGGTCACGGTTTTCCCATCCTGTCCCTGCGCCGGAGCGGGTTCTCCCCAGAATCCGCTCCTTGCCAAATCTTTACCTAGTTCTCAGTTAACCACCTCGAGCCCCGCCCGTCTAGTTGAATGGACAACTGTCCATGCCCAGTTCAAGACTGCTTCCCCTGCGTCTACCCGGGCGCAGCCCCTGCGTTTCCCTGGCACCACTATTCTAACCGCTGTGCGTGCGTCGAGGGAGCAGCCTCTCCGGCTTGGGCTGGCGCGGGTGTCCGGCGCCTCGATGGTCCCGACCCTCCGGGCGGGCGACACCCTGCTCGTGCTGCACGGGGGCCGGGCCCGCGTCGGGTCGGTCGTCGTCGTCGCCCTGCCCGCCGACGACCTGGGCGTCCCGCGTCCGGTGGCCGTCAAGCGACTGGGCGCCGTCCGACCGGACGGTGCGCTCTGGGTGCTCTCGGAGGGAGTCGGCACCGACTCGCGCCAGCTCGGTCACCTCGCGCCCGACGCCCTCCTGGCCGTGGCGCTCCTGCGGCTACCGCGGCTGCGCCCCCTCCGCCGGCCGCGGCTCCTGACGCGGGCGGCGTCCTACGCCCGGCCGAACACCCTGGCCAGCCCGGGCCATACCTCTCGCACCTGCTGA
- a CDS encoding sugar transferase, producing the protein MTVITGTVLRQSSEVVTDSRPFVIPDALRMVDSLPRGGRKRPHRARRYLSGYLTTLKMLDLLLVAAAVLVAYVTRFGLDETTLDGAGLGIGYGYVALGLVVAWILSLHIQRAYDGRTVGHGVQEYRQVFQGSTWVFATLAIVGFAFQIEFARGFVLLAYPLGTLLLLTGRWSARRWLVGRRKNGELSDRVILVGDRSHVASLVAALRRTPDAGYNVLGACVDDATGDVEGVPVLGPESDVLLKALDQHVDVVAVSSSAGLGTVGLRQLGWALESTDIDLVVAPGIMDVAGPRVLTRPVQGLPLIHVEAPRFVGPARVLKNVMDRLSALGVTLVLLPVMLAVALAVKLEDRGPVLFRQERVGQDGQTFSMFKFRSMVLDAEDRLADLADANEGAGPMFKMHRDPRVTRVGAFTRRYSLDELPQLLNVLRGEMSLVGPRPPLPREVAEYAEDTRRRLLVRPGMTGLWQISGRSDLSWEEAVRLDLYYVENWNPILDLMIMWRTVRVVLGSESGAY; encoded by the coding sequence GTGACCGTGATCACAGGTACCGTTTTACGGCAGTCGAGCGAGGTCGTCACCGACTCGCGCCCTTTCGTCATTCCGGACGCTCTCCGGATGGTCGACAGTCTTCCAAGGGGTGGGCGCAAGAGGCCGCACCGAGCCCGCCGCTACCTCAGCGGCTATCTCACCACGTTGAAGATGCTCGACCTGCTGCTCGTGGCGGCAGCGGTCCTGGTGGCCTACGTCACCCGCTTCGGCCTGGACGAGACCACGCTGGACGGCGCGGGCCTCGGCATCGGCTACGGCTACGTGGCACTGGGCCTGGTCGTGGCGTGGATCCTCTCGCTGCACATCCAGCGGGCCTATGACGGCCGGACCGTGGGTCACGGCGTCCAGGAGTACCGCCAGGTCTTCCAGGGATCCACGTGGGTCTTCGCGACCCTGGCCATCGTCGGCTTCGCCTTCCAGATCGAGTTCGCCCGCGGGTTCGTGCTGCTGGCCTACCCGCTGGGCACGCTGCTGCTGCTGACCGGCCGCTGGAGCGCCCGCCGCTGGCTCGTCGGGCGTCGCAAGAACGGCGAGCTGTCCGACCGGGTCATCCTCGTCGGTGACAGGAGCCACGTCGCCAGCCTCGTCGCGGCGCTGCGCCGCACCCCCGATGCCGGCTACAACGTGCTCGGCGCCTGCGTCGACGACGCGACGGGCGACGTCGAGGGGGTTCCGGTGCTCGGCCCGGAGTCCGACGTGCTCCTCAAGGCCCTCGACCAGCACGTCGACGTCGTCGCGGTCTCCTCCTCCGCCGGGCTCGGCACGGTCGGCCTGCGCCAGCTCGGATGGGCCCTGGAGTCGACGGACATCGACCTCGTCGTCGCCCCCGGCATCATGGACGTCGCCGGACCCCGGGTCCTCACCCGCCCCGTCCAGGGGCTCCCGCTCATTCACGTGGAGGCGCCGCGCTTCGTCGGCCCCGCGCGGGTCCTCAAGAACGTCATGGACCGGCTCTCCGCGCTGGGCGTGACCCTCGTCCTGCTCCCGGTCATGCTGGCGGTCGCGCTCGCTGTCAAGCTCGAGGACCGCGGCCCGGTGCTGTTCCGTCAGGAGCGCGTCGGCCAGGACGGGCAGACCTTCTCGATGTTCAAGTTCCGCAGCATGGTGCTCGACGCCGAGGACCGGCTCGCCGACCTCGCCGACGCCAACGAGGGTGCCGGCCCGATGTTCAAGATGCACCGCGACCCCCGGGTGACCCGCGTGGGCGCATTCACCCGCCGCTACTCCCTCGACGAGCTCCCGCAGCTGCTCAACGTCCTGCGGGGCGAGATGAGCCTCGTCGGGCCGCGACCGCCGCTGCCCCGTGAGGTGGCCGAGTATGCCGAGGACACGCGTCGTCGACTCCTCGTCCGCCCCGGGATGACCGGGCTGTGGCAGATCAGCGGCCGCAGCGACCTCTCGTGGGAGGAGGCGGTCCGCCTCGACCTCTACTACGTCGAGAACTGGAACCCCATCCTCGATCTCATGATCATGTGGCGCACCGTCCGCGTCGTGCTGGGCTCGGAGAGCGGAGCCTACTGA
- the pheA gene encoding prephenate dehydratase — protein MSSRIAYLGPAGTFTEQAVRQWDDAGDHDPWPVPTVAQAVQALADGQAHAAVVPFENSVEGSVPATLQALLDDDRVRIVEEVLVEVQFDLLTRAGTSLEDVQVVATHPHAAAQTRDWLARHLPGAQLVPESSTAQAARAVAEGGYDAAVASPEAARAYGLHRLAERIADRVGALTRFVVLQHDAALRAPTGADRTTLVALIWQNRPGALLELLEQFAVRGIDLTRLESRPTGEGLGEYCFWIDADAHASEPRMSEALLGLRRTCRDLRFLGSYPRADGRAGPVPVHADEQAYAQARAWLDAL, from the coding sequence GTGAGCTCACGCATCGCCTATCTCGGCCCGGCCGGCACCTTCACCGAGCAGGCCGTCCGTCAGTGGGACGACGCGGGTGACCACGACCCCTGGCCGGTGCCCACCGTGGCGCAGGCCGTGCAGGCGCTCGCGGACGGACAGGCGCACGCCGCCGTCGTGCCGTTCGAGAACTCCGTGGAGGGCTCGGTCCCCGCCACCCTCCAGGCGCTGCTCGACGACGACCGCGTGCGGATCGTCGAGGAGGTCCTCGTCGAGGTGCAGTTCGACCTGCTCACCCGGGCCGGGACCTCTCTGGAGGACGTCCAGGTCGTGGCCACCCACCCGCACGCCGCTGCTCAGACGCGTGACTGGCTGGCGCGGCACCTGCCCGGTGCCCAGCTGGTGCCGGAGTCCTCGACGGCCCAAGCCGCGCGGGCCGTGGCCGAGGGTGGGTATGACGCTGCGGTGGCCTCACCCGAGGCGGCCCGCGCCTACGGCCTGCACCGCCTGGCCGAGCGGATCGCCGACCGGGTAGGGGCCCTCACGAGGTTCGTCGTGCTGCAGCACGACGCGGCGCTCCGCGCACCCACGGGTGCCGACCGCACGACCCTCGTGGCACTGATCTGGCAGAACCGTCCAGGCGCCTTGCTGGAGCTCCTCGAGCAGTTCGCGGTGCGCGGCATCGACCTCACCCGGCTGGAGTCCAGGCCCACGGGCGAGGGGCTAGGGGAGTACTGCTTCTGGATCGACGCCGACGCGCACGCGTCCGAGCCGCGGATGAGCGAGGCGCTCCTCGGGCTGCGGCGGACCTGCCGCGACCTGCGTTTCCTCGGGTCCTACCCGCGGGCCGACGGACGGGCCGGCCCGGTGCCGGTGCACGCCGACGAGCAGGCGTATGCGCAGGCGCGGGCCTGGCTCGACGCGCTCTGA
- a CDS encoding GDSL-type esterase/lipase family protein: protein MSTGEQQDRVELEYTPSADFQVTDGPRDIGLCFIGDGFVAGYGDPKALGWVNRVVGRTDRGGTDTDITSYNLGVRGASSADVMNRWRAECPARWTGRTERRLVIGVGAEDVAQGITTARSRLNLANVLDEASSTGISTFVVGPTPTLDAEVNARLQALADALADVCSRRGVPFVDCFSPLLSHDQWQSDLAAGDTVHPGQAGYGLMAWLVLNGGWATWLQLQS from the coding sequence GTGAGCACCGGCGAGCAGCAGGACCGGGTGGAGCTCGAATACACCCCCAGCGCGGACTTCCAGGTCACGGACGGACCCCGCGACATCGGGCTGTGCTTCATCGGCGACGGCTTCGTCGCGGGCTACGGCGACCCCAAGGCGCTGGGCTGGGTCAACCGGGTCGTGGGGCGGACCGACCGCGGCGGCACGGACACCGACATCACGAGCTACAACCTCGGCGTCCGCGGGGCCAGCTCGGCGGACGTCATGAACCGGTGGCGCGCCGAGTGCCCGGCCCGGTGGACGGGGCGCACCGAGCGCCGTCTGGTCATCGGCGTGGGGGCCGAGGACGTCGCCCAGGGCATCACGACCGCGCGGTCCCGGCTCAACCTCGCCAACGTCCTCGACGAGGCCAGCTCGACCGGCATCTCGACCTTCGTGGTCGGGCCGACTCCGACGCTGGACGCCGAGGTCAACGCCCGGCTGCAGGCCCTGGCCGACGCGCTCGCCGACGTCTGCTCCCGCCGCGGTGTGCCCTTCGTCGACTGTTTCTCACCGTTGCTCTCCCACGACCAGTGGCAGTCCGATCTGGCGGCCGGCGACACGGTCCACCCCGGGCAGGCGGGCTACGGGCTGATGGCCTGGCTCGTGCTCAACGGTGGCTGGGCCACCTGGCTCCAGCTCCAGAGCTGA
- a CDS encoding GNAT family N-acetyltransferase: MSSTTTGPATLPEGMSASVPQDSDIDDLVRLLRRHEREARGWPGAQSDAVRAEVSGRGASTHRHEMVRDAQGTARAWLSLHDRAAGRVLVGVTIDPELDDAQAEPLAAWAFDRVQELGRELLAERGMQRTQLDSGAFADDERQQRWLRAAGYSHVRDWWQMARPVDPATDAQPPALRDGVRISRVRQDDGVGMPDEDDLRAVHLVLEESFADHFNSYRETFEEFVSRLREDPGHRWDHWWLATVDDEPAGAVVASISRGSIGADGTASPDSSYIDYIGVHRRARGRGVAKGLLRTVIADAAVRGRSSVGLEVDADSPTGADGLYRSLGWETRYVTQSWHRILTDDPRGEQ; encoded by the coding sequence ATGAGCTCGACGACGACCGGTCCGGCGACCCTCCCCGAGGGCATGTCCGCCTCCGTCCCCCAGGACTCGGACATCGACGACCTGGTGCGCCTGCTGCGTCGGCACGAGCGCGAGGCTCGCGGGTGGCCGGGTGCGCAGAGCGACGCGGTGCGCGCCGAGGTGAGCGGCCGCGGCGCGAGCACCCACCGGCACGAGATGGTGCGCGACGCGCAGGGCACCGCCCGCGCCTGGTTGAGCCTGCACGACCGCGCCGCCGGCCGCGTGCTGGTGGGTGTCACCATCGACCCCGAGCTGGACGACGCGCAGGCCGAACCGCTGGCCGCCTGGGCCTTCGACCGGGTGCAGGAGCTCGGCCGCGAGCTGCTCGCCGAGCGGGGCATGCAGCGCACCCAGCTGGACTCCGGGGCCTTCGCCGACGACGAGCGCCAGCAACGGTGGCTGCGGGCCGCCGGCTACTCGCACGTGCGTGACTGGTGGCAGATGGCCCGACCGGTCGACCCGGCGACGGACGCGCAGCCGCCTGCGCTCCGCGACGGCGTGCGCATCTCCCGGGTGCGCCAGGACGACGGCGTCGGTATGCCGGACGAGGACGACCTGCGCGCGGTGCACCTCGTGCTCGAGGAGTCCTTCGCCGACCACTTCAACTCCTACCGCGAGACCTTCGAGGAGTTCGTCTCCCGGCTGCGTGAGGACCCCGGCCACCGCTGGGACCACTGGTGGCTGGCGACCGTGGACGACGAGCCAGCCGGCGCGGTCGTCGCCTCGATCAGCCGGGGCAGCATCGGTGCGGACGGCACGGCCTCCCCGGACAGCTCCTACATCGACTACATCGGCGTGCACCGCCGCGCCCGCGGGCGCGGCGTCGCCAAGGGCCTCCTGCGCACGGTCATCGCCGACGCCGCGGTCCGAGGCCGCTCGTCGGTCGGCCTCGAGGTGGACGCCGACTCCCCGACGGGCGCCGACGGGTTGTACCGCTCCCTCGGCTGGGAGACGCGGTACGTCACCCAGTCCTGGCACCGCATCCTGACCGACGACCCGAGAGGCGAGCAGTGA